In a single window of the Agrobacterium fabrum str. C58 genome:
- the cysE gene encoding serine O-acetyltransferase, which produces MVARTEARQPEQLAIVDPIWGSLLNEARSAAAQDPLLSAFLYSTILNHRSLEECVIYRICELLDHPDMQAVLLRQTFQDMLEDWPEWGSVLRVDIQAVYDRDPACTRFMEPLLYFKGFQAIQTHRLAHWLLQKGRKDLALYLQSRSSSIFQTDINPAARIGKGIFLDHATGLVVGETAVIGDNVSILHGVTLGGTGKEGADRHPKIANGVMIGAGAKILGNIEIGSCSRIAAGSVVLKPVPPKTTVAGVPARVVGEAGCSEPSRLMDQLIGADI; this is translated from the coding sequence ATGGTCGCACGTACTGAGGCCCGTCAGCCTGAACAGCTGGCGATCGTTGATCCGATCTGGGGCAGCCTGCTGAATGAGGCCCGAAGCGCTGCGGCGCAGGACCCGCTGCTGTCAGCCTTTCTCTATTCGACGATCCTCAATCACCGCTCTCTCGAAGAATGTGTGATCTACCGTATCTGCGAGCTCCTTGATCATCCCGACATGCAGGCAGTTCTTCTGCGCCAGACCTTCCAGGACATGCTGGAGGACTGGCCGGAATGGGGAAGTGTGCTGCGCGTCGATATCCAGGCCGTTTACGACCGCGACCCCGCCTGCACGCGCTTCATGGAGCCGCTGCTTTATTTCAAGGGGTTCCAAGCTATCCAGACGCATCGCCTTGCCCACTGGCTGCTGCAGAAGGGCCGCAAGGATTTGGCGCTTTATCTGCAAAGCCGCTCGTCGAGCATTTTCCAGACGGATATCAATCCGGCCGCGCGCATCGGCAAGGGCATCTTCCTCGACCATGCCACCGGACTGGTGGTTGGTGAGACCGCCGTTATCGGCGACAACGTTTCGATCCTGCATGGCGTGACGCTTGGCGGCACCGGCAAGGAGGGGGCAGACCGCCATCCGAAGATCGCCAATGGGGTGATGATCGGGGCAGGCGCAAAGATTCTCGGCAATATCGAGATTGGCAGCTGCTCGCGTATTGCCGCCGGATCGGTGGTGCTGAAACCCGTTCCGCCGAAGACCACGGTTGCCGGCGTGCCGGCGCGGGTGGTGGGAGAAGCAGGGTGTTCGGAACCCTCGCGTCTGATGGACCAGCTCATCGGGGCCGATATCTGA
- a CDS encoding alpha/beta fold hydrolase, producing the protein MNLNLPQFSDFSHDGLRLAYFDEGDPAGDPVLLIHGFASSANVNWVHPGWVKTLGEAGYRVIAIDNRGHGASDKPHDSEAYYPSVMAGDAVALLNHLGIAETHVMGYSMGARISAFLAMAHPERVRSLVFGGLGIGMVEGVGDWDPIAEALLAPSLDVVTHERGRMFRAFADQTKSDRLALAACIETSRVLVTREQAQKIDAPTLIAVGTKDDIAGSGAELAAIMPHARAIDIPGRDHMLAVGDRVFKAAVLEFYRSL; encoded by the coding sequence ATGAATCTCAACCTGCCGCAATTTTCCGATTTTTCCCATGACGGCCTTCGCCTTGCCTATTTCGATGAGGGCGATCCGGCGGGTGATCCGGTTCTACTGATCCACGGCTTCGCCTCCAGCGCCAATGTCAACTGGGTGCATCCCGGCTGGGTGAAGACGCTGGGAGAGGCGGGCTACCGGGTGATTGCCATCGACAATCGCGGCCATGGTGCAAGTGACAAGCCACATGATTCCGAGGCCTATTACCCGTCGGTCATGGCAGGGGATGCCGTGGCGCTGCTCAATCATCTCGGCATCGCGGAAACGCATGTGATGGGCTATTCCATGGGTGCGCGGATTTCCGCCTTTCTGGCCATGGCTCATCCGGAACGTGTGCGTTCGCTGGTGTTCGGCGGGCTCGGCATCGGCATGGTGGAAGGTGTGGGCGACTGGGATCCGATCGCGGAGGCGCTGCTTGCCCCTTCGCTCGATGTGGTCACCCATGAGCGCGGCCGCATGTTCCGCGCCTTTGCGGACCAGACCAAAAGTGACCGGCTGGCGCTTGCCGCCTGCATCGAGACATCGCGGGTTCTCGTCACGCGCGAACAGGCACAAAAGATCGATGCCCCGACGCTGATCGCGGTTGGAACGAAGGACGACATCGCCGGATCGGGTGCGGAGCTGGCCGCGATCATGCCGCATGCGCGGGCGATCGACATCCCCGGCCGCGACCATATGCTGGCCGTTGGCGACCGGGTGTTCAAGGCGGCGGTGCTGGAGTTTTACCGCTCGCTTTGA
- a CDS encoding zinc-finger domain-containing protein: MAGHSIPHFQNDGGHSVIEIGVKEFMCTGASVPFDHPHIFIDMGDDNEKVCSYCSTLYRYNPSLKAEQTNPPGCVFHVKAA, from the coding sequence ATGGCCGGGCATTCCATTCCCCACTTCCAGAACGATGGCGGACACAGCGTAATCGAGATCGGCGTCAAGGAATTCATGTGCACCGGCGCTTCCGTGCCCTTCGATCATCCGCATATCTTCATCGATATGGGCGACGACAATGAGAAGGTCTGTTCCTACTGCTCCACCCTTTACCGTTACAACCCGTCGCTGAAGGCCGAGCAGACCAATCCTCCGGGCTGTGTTTTCCATGTGAAGGCCGCCTGA
- a CDS encoding FAD-dependent monooxygenase, producing the protein MPIKSVAIIGAGIAGLTAALAFARHGIDCDIIEQTGELAEVGAGLQLSPNAARILATLGVLPDIEARWTEPVSVDLASGKSLTTLLSLPMGAVARSRWGAPYGVLHRSTLQSALLQAVTRNPLCRLHLGKRIENATADVIAATTFRDHDLIVGADGVWSAARFSVPAAPTATFSGNVAWRFTVAAEEVPSAFNKTTVTAYLGSRGHIVAYPLKEVGGFNIVAIALGADPGATWRAESSGRQKALLLEQFRDFSPDIVRLLDSSENPTFWPLYQAGPGRWHNGRDTVLIGDAAHAMMPFAAQGAAMAIEDAFELAGTMAGSNGEKPLPVPQALAAFEALRLPRIEKARKRASLNRFAYHARGPVRIARDLVFSTRPPEAFLKDFDWLYGYHARG; encoded by the coding sequence ATGCCCATAAAATCCGTAGCCATTATCGGTGCCGGCATTGCCGGTCTCACCGCTGCCCTTGCTTTTGCCCGGCACGGTATAGACTGCGACATCATCGAACAGACCGGCGAGCTGGCGGAAGTCGGCGCCGGCCTGCAGCTTTCCCCCAATGCCGCCCGCATTCTGGCCACGCTCGGCGTCCTGCCTGACATCGAGGCGCGCTGGACCGAACCGGTCAGCGTCGACCTCGCCTCCGGAAAATCGCTGACCACGCTGCTCTCTCTGCCAATGGGCGCGGTCGCCCGCAGCCGCTGGGGCGCACCCTATGGGGTGCTACACCGCTCGACGCTGCAAAGCGCGCTTCTCCAGGCGGTGACACGCAATCCCCTCTGCCGGCTGCATCTCGGCAAACGTATCGAAAACGCCACCGCCGATGTCATTGCCGCAACGACGTTTCGTGATCACGATCTGATCGTCGGCGCCGACGGCGTCTGGTCGGCGGCCCGTTTCTCCGTGCCGGCGGCACCCACCGCCACCTTCTCGGGCAATGTCGCCTGGCGCTTCACCGTCGCCGCAGAAGAGGTGCCGTCCGCCTTCAACAAAACCACCGTCACGGCCTATCTCGGCTCCCGTGGCCATATCGTTGCCTATCCGCTGAAGGAAGTCGGTGGCTTCAACATCGTCGCCATCGCGCTCGGCGCCGATCCCGGTGCGACGTGGCGGGCGGAATCAAGCGGGCGGCAGAAAGCCCTTTTGCTGGAGCAATTTCGCGACTTCAGCCCTGACATCGTCCGATTGCTCGATTCATCTGAAAATCCGACCTTCTGGCCGCTCTACCAGGCCGGCCCCGGCCGCTGGCACAATGGCCGCGACACGGTGCTGATCGGCGATGCCGCACACGCCATGATGCCCTTCGCCGCCCAGGGTGCGGCCATGGCAATAGAGGATGCGTTCGAACTTGCGGGAACGATGGCAGGTAGTAACGGCGAAAAGCCCCTGCCCGTGCCGCAGGCCCTCGCCGCCTTCGAGGCGCTGCGCCTGCCGCGCATAGAAAAGGCCCGCAAGCGGGCCTCTCTCAATCGTTTTGCCTATCATGCCAGAGGCCCGGTGCGCATCGCACGGGACCTGGTATTTTCCACCCGTCCCCCGGAAGCTTTCCTGAAGGACTTCGACTGGCTCTACGGCTATCACGCCAGGGGCTGA
- a CDS encoding cystathionine beta-lyase → MTKTNDLRSAAGVNTRLTHGGNDPADCFGFVNPPIVRGSTVLFPDAETLSTEDQKYTYGTHGTPTTDALCNLVNELEGSFGTILVPSGLAAITVPFLAYLGAGDHALIVDSVYFPTRRFCNTMLKKLGVEVEYYDPAIGAGIEALIRPNTKLVHLEAPGSNTFEIQDVRLITDIAHRHDCVVTMDNTWATPLYFKPLDFGVDVSIHAATKYPSGHSDVLMGFVSANEKYWKALYQANTNLGICVTPDDAYQILRGMRTMGIRLEHHQKSALDIAQWLEGRDDVVRVLHPALPSFAGHELWKRDFKGASGVFSFVLKAEEGKYKQTASAFLDALTFFGLGYSWGGYESLAVSVSLVDRTIAKGPSEGPVIRLQIGLEDVADLKKDLEAGFSAAAGV, encoded by the coding sequence ATGACCAAGACCAATGACCTGCGTTCCGCCGCAGGTGTGAATACGCGCCTGACCCATGGCGGCAACGATCCCGCGGACTGTTTCGGTTTCGTCAATCCTCCCATCGTGCGTGGCTCGACCGTGCTTTTTCCCGATGCGGAGACGCTTTCGACCGAAGACCAGAAATACACCTATGGCACCCATGGTACGCCGACGACGGACGCGCTCTGCAATCTGGTCAACGAGCTGGAAGGTTCTTTCGGAACCATTCTCGTCCCGTCGGGCCTTGCGGCGATTACCGTGCCGTTCCTTGCCTATCTCGGTGCTGGCGATCATGCGCTGATCGTTGATTCCGTCTATTTCCCCACCCGCCGTTTCTGCAACACCATGCTGAAGAAGCTGGGCGTGGAGGTGGAGTATTACGATCCCGCGATCGGGGCTGGCATCGAGGCGCTTATCCGACCAAATACGAAGCTCGTGCATCTGGAAGCGCCGGGTTCCAACACCTTCGAGATTCAGGATGTCCGGCTGATCACTGACATCGCTCACCGGCATGATTGCGTGGTGACCATGGACAATACCTGGGCGACGCCGCTTTATTTCAAGCCGCTCGATTTCGGCGTCGATGTCTCCATTCACGCCGCCACCAAATATCCCTCGGGCCATTCCGACGTGCTGATGGGCTTCGTTTCGGCCAATGAAAAGTACTGGAAAGCGCTTTATCAGGCCAACACCAATCTCGGCATCTGCGTCACCCCCGACGATGCCTATCAGATCCTGCGCGGCATGCGCACCATGGGGATCAGGCTGGAACACCATCAGAAGAGCGCGCTGGATATCGCGCAATGGCTCGAGGGTCGCGACGACGTTGTGCGCGTGCTGCATCCGGCCTTGCCGAGCTTTGCCGGGCATGAACTCTGGAAGCGTGATTTCAAGGGCGCGAGCGGTGTCTTCTCCTTCGTATTGAAGGCGGAAGAGGGCAAATACAAACAGACGGCATCTGCCTTCCTTGATGCGCTGACGTTCTTCGGGCTCGGCTATTCCTGGGGCGGCTACGAATCGCTTGCCGTATCGGTATCGCTCGTCGACAGAACGATTGCGAAGGGCCCGTCGGAAGGACCGGTCATCCGTCTGCAGATCGGGCTCGAGGATGTCGCCGATCTCAAGAAAGACCTCGAGGCCGGTTTTTCAGCCGCGGCCGGGGTCTGA
- a CDS encoding amino acid ABC transporter substrate-binding protein translates to MKKAILSAAIGAAVLGGASVASAATLQDVKGKGFVTCGVSAGIPGFSNPDDKGEWSGIDVDYCRGIATAVFGDPSKAKFVALSSKDRFPALQSGEVDVLTRNTTWTISRDTSLGFNFRTVNYYDGQGFIAKKGLNVKSALELSGAAVCVQTGTTTELNLADYFKTNNLQYNPVVFEKESDATSAYDSGRCDVYTTDQSGLYAIRLKLKNPDDNIVLPEVISKEPLGPAVRQGDDQWFDIVTWVHYAMVNAEELGITSKNVDEQKTSANPDVKRLLGTEEGTKIGTDLGVGNDWAYNIVKLVGNYGEVFDRNVGAGSPLKIERGQNALWTKGGLQYAPPVR, encoded by the coding sequence ATGAAAAAGGCAATTCTGTCGGCCGCTATCGGCGCAGCAGTTTTGGGAGGAGCCTCGGTCGCTTCGGCTGCGACGCTTCAGGATGTGAAGGGCAAAGGTTTCGTCACCTGTGGCGTCAGCGCCGGCATTCCGGGATTCTCCAATCCCGATGACAAGGGCGAATGGTCCGGCATCGATGTGGACTATTGCCGTGGTATTGCCACAGCGGTTTTCGGTGACCCTTCCAAGGCGAAGTTTGTCGCTCTTTCGAGCAAGGACCGATTCCCGGCTCTCCAGTCCGGTGAAGTCGACGTTCTGACCCGTAACACCACCTGGACCATCAGCCGCGACACGTCGCTCGGCTTCAACTTCCGTACCGTCAACTATTATGACGGCCAGGGCTTCATCGCCAAGAAGGGCCTCAACGTGAAGTCCGCCCTTGAGCTTTCCGGCGCCGCCGTCTGCGTTCAGACCGGCACCACCACCGAACTCAATCTCGCCGACTATTTCAAGACCAACAATCTGCAGTACAATCCGGTGGTTTTCGAAAAGGAATCCGACGCGACGTCTGCTTATGATTCTGGTCGTTGCGACGTCTACACCACCGACCAGTCGGGTCTCTATGCAATCCGCCTGAAGCTGAAGAACCCTGACGACAACATCGTTCTGCCTGAGGTCATCTCCAAGGAGCCGCTTGGCCCAGCCGTCCGCCAGGGTGACGACCAGTGGTTCGACATCGTGACCTGGGTTCATTACGCCATGGTCAACGCCGAAGAACTTGGCATCACCTCCAAGAACGTCGACGAACAGAAGACCAGCGCCAACCCGGACGTGAAGCGTCTGCTCGGCACGGAAGAAGGCACCAAGATCGGTACCGATCTCGGCGTTGGCAATGACTGGGCCTACAACATCGTCAAGCTGGTGGGCAACTACGGCGAAGTCTTCGACCGCAACGTCGGCGCAGGCTCTCCGCTGAAGATCGAGCGCGGCCAGAACGCGCTGTGGACCAAGGGCGGCCTGCAATACGCACCGCCGGTCCGTTGA
- a CDS encoding amino acid ABC transporter permease: MAGNAVSSQRSRAQSASSLIYDPRIRGIFYQVLTVVILTAFVWVIVTNTITNLQRSNISSGFGFLDGRAGFDIGQSLIAYTSDSTYGRALIVGILNTIQVAFFGIIAASIIGFIVGIARLSNNWLISKLAQAYVEIFRNIPPLLVIFFWYKGVISVLPQARDSLELPLGSYLNNRGFFFPKPLWGEGTWLIPLAFLVAIVISFFVYRWAKARQEQTGQQFRTGITAALLIIGLPAATFLALGSPLTFDYPIAGRFNLSGGSVVAPEFMSLFLALSFYTASFIAEIVRGGIKAVAKGQTEAADALGLRSSTTTRLIVVPQAMRIIIPPLTSQFLNLTKNSSLAVAVGFADIVSVGGTILNQTGQAVEVVAIWLVIYLSLSLLTALVMNWFNAKMALVER, translated from the coding sequence ATGGCAGGCAACGCGGTCAGTTCGCAACGATCGCGCGCGCAAAGCGCGTCGTCACTTATCTACGATCCACGCATTCGCGGCATTTTCTATCAGGTCCTGACAGTCGTCATCCTGACCGCCTTCGTCTGGGTCATCGTGACGAATACGATCACCAATCTTCAACGGTCAAACATTTCGTCCGGCTTTGGCTTCCTCGATGGAAGAGCCGGTTTCGATATCGGCCAGTCGTTGATCGCTTATACGAGCGACTCGACCTATGGCCGGGCTTTGATCGTTGGTATTCTCAACACGATCCAGGTCGCATTTTTCGGCATCATCGCCGCCTCGATCATCGGTTTTATCGTCGGTATCGCGCGGTTGTCCAATAACTGGCTGATCTCGAAGCTCGCGCAGGCCTATGTGGAAATCTTCCGCAACATCCCGCCGCTGCTCGTCATCTTCTTCTGGTACAAGGGCGTCATCTCGGTTCTGCCGCAGGCGCGCGATTCGCTGGAGCTGCCGCTTGGAAGCTATCTCAACAATCGCGGCTTCTTTTTTCCCAAACCACTCTGGGGAGAAGGCACCTGGCTGATACCGCTCGCCTTTCTGGTCGCAATCGTCATCAGTTTTTTCGTTTATCGCTGGGCAAAGGCGCGACAGGAACAAACTGGCCAGCAATTCCGCACCGGTATCACGGCCGCACTTCTCATCATCGGCCTTCCGGCCGCGACATTTCTGGCGCTCGGTTCACCGCTGACATTCGATTACCCGATTGCCGGACGGTTCAACCTTTCTGGCGGCTCAGTCGTGGCACCGGAATTCATGTCGCTGTTCCTGGCCCTGTCCTTCTACACCGCTTCCTTCATCGCCGAGATCGTTCGCGGCGGCATCAAGGCCGTGGCGAAGGGGCAGACGGAGGCTGCGGACGCGCTAGGACTTCGCTCGAGCACCACGACGCGTTTGATCGTCGTGCCGCAGGCAATGCGCATCATCATCCCGCCACTCACAAGCCAGTTTCTCAACCTGACGAAAAACTCCTCGCTTGCAGTCGCTGTCGGTTTCGCCGACATCGTCTCCGTCGGCGGCACGATCCTGAACCAGACGGGTCAGGCGGTTGAAGTCGTCGCGATCTGGCTGGTCATTTATCTCTCGCTGTCCCTGCTCACGGCCCTGGTCATGAACTGGTTCAACGCGAAAATGGCCCTGGTGGAGAGATAA
- a CDS encoding amino acid ABC transporter permease — protein MTISNHAFVRQTIEDARPAPSSAVGFGHWLRTKLFATPKDTVLTVIALALLAYLVPPIIKWLFIDAVWTGSDRFACLTVSQGGALPDGQSGACWAFVSAKLGQFVFGRYPIDERWRPILVMVTFAILLVPMLIPKAPFKRLNALALFIILPFIAFFLLIGGVFGLPKVETQLWGGLMVTLILSFFGITVSLPFGILLALGRRSNLPVIKMLCVLFIEVIRGIPLITVLFFASIMLPLFLPDGWTFDKFLRALVGVSLFSSAYMAEVIRGGLQAIPKGQYEGADSLGLNYWQKTRLIVLPQALKLVIPGIVNTFIGLFKDTSLVSIIGMFDLLGIVTLNQADANWATPVTAMTGYIFAGFVFWIFCFGMSRYSLFMERHLDTGHKR, from the coding sequence ATGACAATAAGCAATCACGCTTTCGTGCGACAGACCATCGAGGACGCCAGACCCGCGCCCTCGAGTGCGGTCGGCTTCGGCCATTGGCTGCGCACCAAACTCTTCGCCACACCCAAGGACACTGTCCTGACGGTGATCGCCCTTGCCCTGCTCGCCTATCTGGTTCCGCCCATCATCAAGTGGCTCTTCATCGATGCGGTGTGGACCGGCAGCGATCGTTTCGCCTGCCTGACCGTTTCGCAAGGTGGCGCACTACCGGATGGCCAGTCCGGCGCGTGCTGGGCTTTCGTGTCCGCCAAGCTCGGGCAGTTCGTCTTTGGCCGCTACCCGATCGATGAGCGCTGGCGTCCCATCCTTGTGATGGTGACATTTGCCATCCTGCTCGTGCCCATGCTTATCCCCAAAGCGCCGTTCAAGCGCCTCAACGCGCTGGCGCTTTTCATCATCCTGCCTTTCATTGCGTTTTTCCTGCTTATCGGCGGCGTCTTCGGCCTGCCTAAGGTTGAAACGCAGCTCTGGGGCGGCCTCATGGTGACGCTCATCCTGTCCTTCTTCGGGATCACGGTGTCGTTGCCCTTCGGCATTCTTCTGGCGCTCGGGCGGCGATCGAACCTGCCTGTCATCAAGATGCTCTGCGTGCTCTTCATCGAAGTCATCAGAGGCATCCCGCTGATCACCGTCCTGTTCTTCGCCAGCATCATGTTGCCGTTGTTCCTGCCCGACGGCTGGACCTTCGACAAGTTCCTGCGCGCGCTTGTCGGTGTGTCGCTGTTCTCGTCTGCCTATATGGCGGAGGTGATCCGCGGCGGTCTGCAGGCCATTCCCAAGGGGCAATATGAAGGTGCTGACTCACTCGGCCTGAACTACTGGCAGAAGACGAGGCTGATCGTGCTGCCGCAGGCGCTGAAGCTCGTCATTCCGGGCATCGTCAACACCTTCATCGGGCTGTTCAAGGACACGTCGCTGGTCTCGATCATCGGCATGTTCGACCTGCTCGGTATTGTCACACTCAACCAAGCGGATGCGAACTGGGCGACGCCGGTCACCGCCATGACTGGCTATATTTTCGCAGGCTTCGTATTCTGGATATTCTGCTTCGGCATGTCGCGTTATTCGCTGTTCATGGAACGGCACCTCGACACCGGGCATAAACGATAA
- a CDS encoding amino acid ABC transporter ATP-binding protein, with translation MAENQAKKLAVSTTDVAIEITGMNKWYGDFHVLRDINLKVMKGERIVIAGPSGSGKSTMIRCINRLEEHQSGSIQVDGIELTNDLKKIDEVRREVGMVFQHFNLFPHLTILENCTLAPIWVRKMPKKEAEEVAMHYLKRVKIPEQAHKYPGQLSGGQQQRVAIARSLCMKPKIMLFDEPTSALDPEMVKEVLDTMVSLAEDGMTMLCVTHEMGFARQVANRVIFMDQGQIVEQNSPAEFFDNPQHERTRLFLSQILH, from the coding sequence ATGGCAGAAAACCAAGCAAAAAAACTGGCCGTCTCGACAACGGACGTCGCAATCGAAATCACCGGCATGAACAAGTGGTATGGCGATTTCCACGTATTGCGCGACATCAACCTGAAGGTCATGAAGGGCGAGCGCATCGTCATCGCCGGTCCTTCCGGGTCGGGTAAGTCGACCATGATCCGCTGCATCAACCGGCTGGAAGAACACCAGTCGGGTTCGATCCAGGTCGATGGCATCGAGCTTACCAACGACCTCAAGAAGATCGACGAAGTGCGTCGTGAAGTCGGTATGGTGTTCCAGCACTTCAACCTCTTCCCGCATCTGACGATCCTCGAAAACTGCACGCTGGCGCCGATCTGGGTTCGCAAGATGCCCAAGAAGGAAGCCGAAGAAGTGGCGATGCACTATCTGAAGCGCGTCAAGATCCCCGAGCAGGCGCACAAGTACCCCGGCCAGCTCTCCGGCGGTCAGCAGCAGCGTGTGGCGATCGCCCGTTCGCTCTGCATGAAGCCGAAGATCATGCTGTTCGACGAACCAACCTCGGCGCTCGATCCGGAAATGGTCAAGGAAGTGCTCGACACCATGGTCAGCCTTGCCGAAGACGGCATGACCATGCTGTGCGTGACCCACGAAATGGGCTTTGCCCGCCAGGTCGCAAACCGCGTCATCTTCATGGACCAGGGCCAGATCGTCGAACAGAATTCGCCCGCCGAATTCTTCGACAATCCCCAGCACGAGCGCACACGGCTGTTCCTCAGCCAGATTCTGCATTGA
- the recJ gene encoding single-stranded-DNA-specific exonuclease RecJ: protein MAMLEPADTVARAFLSVERSATEQRWVSRLDQAGQNRALAMSQIHAIPELIARVLAGRGVGVDDALAFLDPTIRSLMPDPHMLTDCEKAAERLVRAIETGEKVAIFGDYDVDGAASSALTYRFLAHFGLTPEIYIPDRIFEGYGPNPAAMQQLAANGATLIVTVDCGSTSHESLQAAKDAGTDVVVIDHHQVGTELPPAVALVNPNREDDLSGQGHLCAAGVVFLVMVATLRLLKDRRNRQAFTLDLLSLLDIVALATVCDVVPLKGLNRAYVVKGLIAARHMNNAGLAALFKKAGLGGPVTPYHFGFLIGPRINAGGRIGDAALGSRLLTIDDTTEAEVIAEKLDELNRERQAMEAAMLAEAEAEALYEYGDGSGAGVIVTARENWHPGIVGLLASRLKDRFRRPAFAIAFDPSGKGTGSGRSINGFDMGRMVRAAVETGLLVKGGGHAMAAGLTVERANLGKLRTFFEEAAAKTVNELVESSVLKIDGAIGASGATLQLVDQLEQAGPYGSGHSQPIFAVPAHRLRDVRLVGTAHVKITLEAMDGSRLDGIAFRAAEAPLGQMLLNARGRNIHVAGTVGADLWQGQRRVQLRVLDAAFAP from the coding sequence ATGGCAATGTTGGAGCCGGCCGATACCGTGGCCCGCGCATTTCTAAGCGTGGAGCGGTCGGCGACAGAACAGCGCTGGGTGTCGCGGTTGGATCAGGCCGGGCAGAACCGCGCGCTGGCCATGTCCCAGATACATGCCATTCCCGAATTGATTGCGCGGGTGCTGGCGGGGCGCGGCGTCGGTGTCGATGACGCCCTGGCGTTCCTTGATCCGACCATTCGTTCCCTGATGCCTGATCCGCATATGCTGACCGATTGCGAAAAGGCCGCCGAGCGGCTCGTGCGCGCCATCGAGACCGGCGAGAAGGTGGCGATCTTCGGCGATTACGATGTCGACGGCGCTGCCTCTTCGGCGCTGACGTATCGCTTTCTCGCGCATTTCGGGTTGACGCCGGAGATCTATATTCCCGATCGCATTTTCGAGGGCTACGGGCCGAACCCGGCGGCGATGCAGCAGCTTGCCGCCAATGGGGCGACGCTGATCGTGACCGTGGACTGCGGCTCCACCAGCCATGAGTCGCTTCAGGCCGCGAAGGACGCCGGAACGGATGTGGTGGTGATCGATCACCATCAGGTCGGCACGGAACTGCCGCCGGCGGTGGCGCTGGTCAACCCTAACCGGGAGGACGATCTTTCGGGGCAGGGGCATCTCTGTGCCGCCGGCGTGGTATTTCTTGTGATGGTGGCCACCTTGCGGCTGTTGAAGGACAGACGCAACCGGCAGGCCTTCACGCTCGATCTGCTGTCGCTGCTTGATATCGTCGCGCTTGCGACGGTCTGCGATGTGGTGCCGCTGAAAGGGCTGAACCGCGCTTATGTGGTGAAGGGCCTGATTGCCGCGCGGCATATGAACAATGCGGGACTTGCGGCGCTGTTCAAGAAGGCGGGGCTGGGCGGGCCTGTTACCCCCTATCACTTCGGCTTCCTGATCGGGCCGCGCATCAATGCCGGCGGCCGCATTGGCGATGCAGCCCTCGGCAGCCGTCTGCTGACGATCGACGATACGACGGAGGCGGAAGTCATTGCAGAGAAGCTGGACGAGTTGAACCGCGAGCGGCAGGCCATGGAAGCGGCGATGCTGGCGGAGGCGGAAGCCGAGGCGCTGTATGAGTATGGCGACGGCTCGGGTGCGGGTGTCATCGTCACGGCGCGTGAGAACTGGCATCCGGGCATCGTCGGCCTGCTTGCCTCGCGCTTGAAGGACCGTTTCCGTCGTCCGGCTTTCGCCATTGCCTTTGATCCTTCCGGCAAGGGTACCGGTTCAGGCCGCTCGATCAACGGCTTCGACATGGGCCGCATGGTGCGCGCCGCCGTGGAGACGGGATTGCTGGTCAAGGGCGGCGGGCACGCCATGGCGGCGGGCCTGACGGTGGAGCGTGCCAATCTCGGCAAGCTCAGGACTTTCTTTGAAGAAGCGGCCGCAAAGACGGTGAATGAGCTGGTGGAAAGCAGCGTGCTGAAGATCGATGGCGCCATCGGCGCTTCGGGCGCGACATTGCAGCTTGTCGATCAGCTGGAGCAGGCCGGTCCCTATGGTTCGGGCCATTCGCAGCCGATCTTTGCCGTGCCGGCGCATCGCCTGCGCGATGTGCGGCTTGTGGGCACAGCACACGTCAAGATCACGCTGGAGGCCATGGATGGCTCGCGGCTGGACGGTATCGCCTTTCGCGCTGCCGAAGCGCCTCTGGGGCAGATGCTGTTGAATGCGCGCGGCAGGAACATCCACGTTGCAGGCACAGTGGGTGCCGATCTCTGGCAGGGCCAGAGGCGCGTCCAACTGCGCGTGCTGGATGCGGCTTTCGCGCCCTGA